A stretch of Physeter macrocephalus isolate SW-GA chromosome 6, ASM283717v5, whole genome shotgun sequence DNA encodes these proteins:
- the ESPL1 gene encoding separin, translating into MPISLLPKGQDTKSSIVYLSPKHPMPRSGKTPAPGLDSAIGECEVLRRDASKEELPVRGPDKERDKDLGPRLRLPSAPIPVSLSILDSICDSLSIAFRGVSHCPPSGLYAHLCRLLALCLGHRDRYATACLVTESVSITCRHQLLIHLHRQLSKAQKRRGSLEIADQLQGLNLQERPGDIPLARIQRLFSFRASGSGHFPQPEEDSFRERLALIPSGVTVCVLALATLQPGTMGNTLLLTRLEKDNPPVTVQIPTAQNKLSVSSALKEFDAIQKEQKENSSCTDKREWWTGRLELDRRMEVLTTSLEKYVLGCWRGLLLPSSEDAGPAQEASRLQELLQECGWKYPDPTLLKIMLSGASTLTPQDVQALAYGLCPARPERAQELLSEAVERLQGQTVPSSRHLVLVLDKDLQKLPWESMPSLRALPVTRLPSFRFLLSYSIIKESGASSVLSQGVDPRSTFYVLNPHNNLSSTEEQFRAHFSSEAGWKGVVGEVPSPEQVQAALAEHDLYIYAGHGAGARFLDGQAVLRLSCRAVALLFGCSSAALAVHGNLEGAGIVLKYIMAGCPLFLGNLWDVTDRDIDRYTEALLQGWLGAGPGAPLLYYVSQARQAPRLKYLIGAAPVAYGLPVSLQ; encoded by the exons GTGGGAAGACCCCAGCTCCAGGGCTTGATTCAGCCATAGGAGAATGTGAGGTGTTGAGACGGGATGCCAGCAAAGAGGAGCTGCCTGTCCGGGGCCCAGACAAGGAGAGAGACAAGGATCTTGGTCCTCGGCTCCGACTCCCCTCGGCCCCCATACCTGTCA GTCTCTCTATCCTGGATTCCATCTGTGACTCACTAAGCATTGCTTTCCGTGGGGTCAGTCACTGCCCTCCTAGTGGGCTCTACGCTCACCTCTGCCGCCTCCTGGCCTTGTGCCTGGGCCACCGGGATCGCTATGCCACTGCCTGCCTTGTCACCGAGTCTGTCTCCATCACCTGTCGCCACCAGCTGCTCATCCACCTCCACAGGCAGCTCAG CAAGGCCCAGAAGCGCCGAGGATCGCTTGAAATAGCAGACCAGCTGCAGGGGCTGAACCTCCAGGAGAGGCCTGGAGACATACCCCTGGCCCGCATCCAGCGCCTCTTTTCCTTCAGAGCGTCGGGATCTGGCCACTTCCCCCAGCCTGAGGAGGACAGTTTCCGGGAGCGCCTGGCTCTGATCCCTAGTG GGGTGACCGTGTGTGTGTTGGCCCTGGCCACCCTCCAGCCTGGAACCATGGGTAACACCCTCCTGCTGACCCGGCTGGAAAAAGACAATCCCCCGGTCACTGTGCAGATCCCCACTGCCCAGAACAAG CTTTCTGTGAGTTCGGCCCTGAAAGAGTTTGACGCCATCCagaaggaacagaaagagaaCAGCAGCTGTACTGACAAGCGGGAATGGTGGACAGGGCGGCTGGAACTGGACCGTAGGATGGAG GTCCTCACCACTTCCCTAGAGAAGTATGTGCTGGGCTGCTGGCGGGGGCTGTTGCTGCCATCCAGTGAGGACGCCGGCCCTGCCCAGGAGGCCTCCCGTCTACAAGAATTGCTGCAGGAATGTGGCTGGAAGTATCCTGACCCCACTCTGCTGAAA ATCATGCTCAGCGGTGCCAGTACCCTCACCCCACAGGACGTTCAGGCCCTGGCTTATGGGCTGTGCCCAGCCCGGCCAGAACGAGCCCAAGAGCTCCTGAGTGAGGCAGTAGAGCGTCTACAGGGTCAGACGGTACCAAGCAGTAGGCATCTTGTCTTGGTGCTGGACAAG GACCTACAGAAGCTCCCGTGGGAGAGCATGCCCAGCCTCCGGGCCCTGCCTGTCACTCGGCTGCCCTCCTTCCGATTCCTACTCAGCTACTCCATCATCAAAGAG TCTGGGGCCTCGTCGGTGCTGAGCCAAGGGGTGGATCCTCGCAGTACCTTCTACGTCCTGAATCCCCACAATAACCTGTCAAGCACAGAGGAGCAATTCCGAGCCCATTTTAGCAG TGAAGCTGGCTGGAAAGGGGTGGTCGGGGAGGTGCCGAGCCCGGAACAGGTGCAGGCGGCCCTGGCGGAGCATGACTTGTACAT CTATGCAGGGCATGGGGCCGGTGCCCGCTTCCTGGATGGGCAGGCTGTCCTGCGGCTGAGCTGCCGGGCAGTGGCCCTTCTGTTTGGCTGCAGCAGTGCAGCCCTGGCTGTGCACGGAAACCTGGAGGGGGCTGGCATCGTGCTCAAGTATATCATGGCTGGCTG cCCCCTGTTTCTAGGTAACCTCTGGGATGTGACTGACCGTGACATTGACCGCTACACAGAGGCTTTGCTGCAGGGCTGGCTTGGAgcaggcccaggagccccactTCTGTACTACGTCAGCCAGGCCCGCCAGGCTCCCCGACTCAAGTATCTTATTGGGGCTGCACCTGTAGCCTATGGCTTGCCTGTCTCCCTGCAGTGA